Genomic segment of Nocardiopsis mwathae:
AGCGACAAGCCGGAGCCGACGCCGACCCCGTCGACCGAGCCCGACCCCACCCCGGACCCCGACCTGGACCCGACCCCGGACCCCGAGCCGACCTGCCTTCCGTTCGACCCGCGCTGCCACACCGGCGGCGGGGGCGGCGGATCGGGAGGCGGTGACACCGGCGGCGGAGGGTCGGGCGGATCCGGCGATGGCGGCTCCGGTGGCGGCGGCTCCGGCGGATCCGGTGGTGAGGGCGGCGGCAACGGCGGTGGCGGCGGCCTCCTGGACGGCCTGGCGATACGCTGAGGGGTTCGAAAGGAGCCCTGATCACCATGAAGTCCAACCCGTTCGGCGGCTACGCCGGGGCACTCACCGCCGGAATCGTCGGGGGGATGGTGATCGGGGTCGCCATGGACAACATCCCCGTCGGCGTCGCGATCGGTGCGGGCGTCGGCGGCGTCCTGATCGCCGTTTTCTCCGAAGGCGGCAAGAATCGCGAGGACGGCGGTGGCGGTGTCGACGGGACGGGTGGCCCCGGGGGCAGCCGTCCCGACTAGTCGACATGCCGTGAAGCCGACTCGTCGAGGTCTCGCGTCGTCGACGAGTTGACTCTGCCCCTGGGGAAGCACCCACAGTCGTCACCATGATGAGCATCGGAGAGTTCACCCGGCTGACCACCCTCAGCGCCAAGGCACTGCGCCTCTACGACGAGCGCGGCCTGCTGCGCCCCGCGTCCGTGGACGCCTGGTCGGGGTACCGCCGCTACACCGCGGCCCAGCTCCCCGCGGCCCTCCGGCTCAGGGCGCTGCGCGACGCCGGGATTCCGCTGGCCCATGCGGACCACGTCCTCGGCGACGCGGAGACGGCGCGGGAGGCGCTGGCCGGGCACCGCGCCCGGCTCGCCGCGGAACGCGCACGCCAGGACGCCGCCCTGGCCCTTCTGGAGGACATGGTCCGCGGCGAGGGGCACTCGTCGCGCGATGTCGAGGTGCGCCGGGCACCGGCCCAGCCCTGGGCGGGCGTCGTGCTGGAGCTTCCCGACGAGGACGACGGTGTCGGCCGAGACGCGGGCGGAGGCGGAGGCGAGGACGCCGAGATCGCGTGGTGCAACGACGCCTTCGCCGCGCTGTGGACGGGCCTGGCGGATGAGGGCATCGCGCCCACGGGCGCCTACTGGACGTCGTACCGCGTGGTTCCGGGCACCGATCGCGTCGAGATGCTGTGCTGCTGGCCGCTGGCCCGTCCGCTTCCTGAAGGATGGTCGCCGCCGGGCCGGACCGTGGCCGCGGGCGTGCTCGCGGAGCGGAGCGAGTATGTCGCCCGCTGGCGGCCGGATGCCGCGGCCCCCGAGATCCAAGGTGCCGTGCACCCGGCCGTGCTCGCACTTGTCATGGCGGCGGAGCAGCGCGGAGAAGAGCTCGACTGGTCACGCCTGCGGCAACTCGGCCTGCTCGATGAACACGGTCGGCCGATCGGGACGGAGATCGCGGTACCCACTGCCTGATCGTCCCGCTGCGGGGGCGGCGGCGTTCGCGCCGTCGGCTCCGTCGTCGTGTAGGCCCGGAAGGCCGCGATGATCGGCGGTGTGGTGTGCACTACATCGAAGGTCAACCGCGAGTTGACCGTCCATTGCCTGCCCTTTGCCTATGTGACCTGCGCGAACCCGAGCAGGGTGGAACTTCTGGCCGGTGCGCTCCCCGTCGCGGCGTCGGAAGCCGTACCCTGTCTGCCACACGCGGGCGGTAGCCAAGGGCGACCAACGAAGTCGCATCGCCGGGTACGCTCACGCCGGGGTTGTGCTATATGGCGCCATCGCCTTAACGTGACGGGTGCTTTACGTGTGAGCGCTCCCCATGGTGTCCCCGTGACCGGGGCCGGGGGGCGGTGTGAGGCGCCGGTCCGACCGGTCCTCTTGGTCTGCGTGGTCCGCCTTTCGGAAGCAGGAGCGACCGAACCAGGAGTGCCGACGGCCACCCCTCGCCCGGGGCGTCGGCTCCGATTCACATCCCGACAGGTCAGCGACAGGAGGAAGACGAGGACGACAGCCGGACACCGTGGACGGAAAACCTCGCACCCCCGTGAGGCGTCCAATGGGCGTGGCGGATGAACCCCAGCAGTACCCCCGCAGTCCGCTCCAGCCCGCCCAACCGGGCATCCGAGACCCGTATCCGCTGAGGAAGCGGACACTTTCCTCGCAACTACCCCGAGTCGTCAGGCCATCGGCCGATCAGAAGCAATCGAGGACGCGTGAGTACCGAAAGACGACGGAGCGCCGGCGGGCGCCGCCGGGCAGGTGGCCCGGAGGACGCCCCGCCCGGCAACGGCGGCAGGCGCAGGGCCCCCGGCCCTGCCGGGGACGAACGCGCCGCCGGTAGCCGCAGGGCACGTGAAGACGATGGCGGTGGTTTCTGGGACGACGAGCGCCCCCGGAGGCGCCGACCGGCCGAGTCCCGGTCGGGTGGTGCCCCGCGCGAGGGCGCGCGGCGTCGTGCCGAATCGGAGCGCGGCGGGCGCCGCAGCACGACCCACGGAGCGCGTTCGGAGGGCGGACGCCGAGCTGCCGCCGGGGGTGGCGGGCGACGCCGCCCGCCGACCCGGGACGACTATGACGAGTACGACGAGCGCGGCCCGGTCAAGCGCTTCTTCGCCAAGGCGTGGAAGCCCGCGCTGGCCAGCCTCGCGCTGATCTTCATCGCCGGTGTCGTCGCGTTCGGCGTCGCGTACTGGCGGACGCCGGATCCGAACACCATGAACGCGCAGCAGGAAGCGAACATGGTGTCCACGCGTATCGCCTACGAGGACGGATCGGAGGCGGTCACCAGCGGCGAGCTCAACCGCCAGCCGGTGACCATCGAGCAGATCCCGCCTCAGGTGAAGCACGGCGTGCTCGCCGCGGAGCAGCGCAACTTCTACGACGAGCCCGGCATCTCCCTGCAGGGCACCCTGCGCGCCATCCTGGGCGGGGGCAAGAAGGGCGGTGGCTCGACCATCACCCAGCAGATGGCCCGGAACTACTACGAGGGCCTGACCCAGGAGCAGACCTACTCCCGCAAGTTCAAAGAGATCCTGATCTCGATGAAGGCCGGCAACACCATGGAGCCGGACACCATCCTGACGCAGTACCTCAACACGATCTACTTCGGCCGCGGCGCCTATGGCATCCAGGCCGCCTCGCAGGCCTACCTCGGCAAGGACGTCGAGGATCTCGACGAGGCCGAGGGTGCGCTCATGGGCGCGCTCATCCAGCAGCCCGGTAACTTCCAGAACGCGAAGTCCGACCCGAAGATGTTGGAACTGCTGGAAGAGCGCTGGGGCTACGCGGTCAAGGGCCTTGTGGAGATGCACGAGGACGACCCCGAACTCGGACTGTCCCGTGAAGAGGCCGACAAGCTGGAGTTCCCCGAGATCATCGAGTGGGACACCGGCGACGCCTTCGCCGGGGAGAAGGGCTACATCAAGAACGCGGTCGAGAACGAGGCCGAGCGGCGCTACGGCCTCACGGCGCAGGACATCGCCACCGGCGGCTACCAGATCACGACCTCGCTCGACCCGGACCTGATGGAGGCCGCCTCGGAGGCGTTCGAGAAGGCCGTGCCCAACCTGCCGGAGGAGACCGTCGAGGGCCTGGCCGCGGTCGACCCGTCGACCGGTGAGATCAAGGCGTTCCATGGTGGCGACGACTTCACAAAGGAGGCCGACAACTCGCTCTACCTGCAGTCGCAGGCGGGTTCGGCGTTCAAGCCCTATGTGCTGGCCGCCGCACTGGAGAACGGCTACAGCCTGAAGAGCAAGTTCGACGGGAACTCCCCGCAGACCTTCCCGGGACTCTCCGACCCGGTCCAGAACGACAGCAACAAGTCGTACGGCACGGTCGACCTGGTCGAGTCGACCGCGGATTCGGTCAACACCAGCTACGTGCAGCTCGCCATCAAGGTCGGCCCGGCCAACGTGGTCGAGACCGCGAAGAAGGCGGGGATCAGGGAAGAACGGTTCGCCACCGCGGACCTCGGCCCGAACATCGCGCTGGGCACCTACCAGGTGACCGCCCTGGACCAGGCCTCCGGCTACGGCATCTTCGCCAACGAGGGCAAGTACGTCGAACGCCACATGATCACCGAGGTCAAGGACCGGAACGGCAAGGTCCGTCCGCCGCTCGACGACGACCCCGTAGCCGAGGGGGATCAGCCCGCGATCGACGCCGACAGCGCCGCCGACGCCACCTACGCCATGACCCAGGTGGTCGAGGACGGCGGTGGTAAGAACGCCGCGCTGCCCGACGGCCGCCCCGTGGCGGGCAAGACCGGTACCTCCAGTGACGCCAAGTCGGCGTGGTTCGTGGGCTACACGCCGCAGCTGTCGGTGGCGGTCGGCTTGAGCCGTACCGACGGCAAGCAGCTGGAGATCCCCGGCGTCCAGGACGTCTACGGTGGTACCACCTCCGCCAAGATCTGGCGCGAGTTCATGACCGTGGCCATGAAGGATGTCCCGAAGCAGAACTTCCCGCCCCCCGCGTGGAAGGGTGAGGAGCGGGACTTCCTTCCCGAACCCGACCCGAACGCCTCGGAGTCGCCCGACCCCGACGCCGCGGAGTCGCCCGAGCCGGAGACCTCCGAGTCCCCGGATCTGGAGCCGACGGAGTCGCCCGACCCGGACCCGACGGAGTCGCCCGACCCCTGCGGTCCGCTCGGAGGGCCCGACTGCGACTCGAACCGCCCCGGCGGTGGCGGCGGTAACGAGGGAAACTCCGGGGGCGGTAACGAGGGCAACCCCGGAGGCGGGGGCAATCCCGGCGGTGGAGGAGACGGCGGAGACCGCGAGGACGGCGGAATCGGTATCGCCAACGCGCGGGACTGACGGATGAGAACCGCACCGAGCCAGTGAGGTAAGGAAGAGCAGTGACCTCCACGTCCGGTGGCTCCGGACAGCTGCGTGCCGGCGACGATGACACCATCGCCGCCGGCACGCGGCGTATCACGGGCCAGTCGACACCGCCATGGGCGGCCCTCGCCGCGATCGGGGTGGCCGGGGCGCTCCTCGGCTACCTGGCCAAGATCCCCTGCCGGTTCGGCGGCGCGTGGGTGGACGGCGGCCAGTACGCCTACGCCTGCTACAGCGACATCTTCCCGCTGTACTACCGCGACGGCCTGGACGACGGCACCATCCCCTACCTCGATCAGCCGGTCGAGTACCCGGTCCTCACCGGCGGACTGATGCACCTCATGGCGCGGGCCGCCGCCTGGCTGCCGGACACCGCCGCGCGGGCGGCGGGCTACTTCGACCTGACGGCCGCGGTCCTGGCGGCGTGCCTGGTGGCGGTGGTCCTCGGCACCGGGTACCTGGTCGGGCGGGGCGGGGTCGCGGCCGATGGTGGCTCTCGCCCCTTCGACCGGCGGGCGGCGCTGCTCGCCGGGGGGTTCGTCGCGCTGGTCCCGGCGGCGTTCCTGACCACCTACATCAACTGGGACCTGCTGGCGGTCGCCCTGCTGACCGGTGGGCTCGTCGGCTATGCGCGGGGGTGGCGGTGGCGCGCCGGGGCGCTCGTCGGGCTGGCCGTCGCCGCGAAGTTCTACCCGTTCCTCTTCTTCGGCCCCCTGCTGGTGCTGACGCTGCGCGACCTGTGGCGGGGCCGCGGCCAAGGCGTCGGCGGTGGGGTGGCGGTCGGCGACTTCCTGCGCACCCTCGGCGGGGCCGTGCTCGCCTGGGCGGCGGTGAACGTTCCCGTCCTCGTCGCGGCCCCGGCCGGGTGGGCGGAGTTCTTCGAGTTCAGTAGCGAGCGCGGCACCGACTGGGGGTCCGTCTTCTACGTGCTGGGCGGCTTCGGCCTGTTCGACAGCGGCGATCGCGACCTGGTCAACCTCACCGGGACGCTGAGCCTGGCCGCCGCGTGCCTGGGCATCGCCGTGCTCGGCCTCCTCGCGCCTCGGCCGCCCCGGCTGGAGCAGCTGCTCTTCCTCACCGTGGCGGCGTTCCTCATGACGAACAAGGTGTGGTCGCCGCAGTTCGTGCTGTGGCTGCTCCCCCTCGCGGTGCTCGCCTGGCCGCGGACGGTGCGGCCGTGGCCGGCCGTCGCGGTGTTCGTCCTGTGGCAGCTCGCGGAGGTCGGCTACATCCTCGGTATCTGGCAGCACCTGCTCTTCATGACCACCCGGGGGGAGGACGGAACGGCGTCGGCCGGGCTCGACTTCGCCGCCTACGCC
This window contains:
- a CDS encoding MerR family transcriptional regulator; this translates as MMSIGEFTRLTTLSAKALRLYDERGLLRPASVDAWSGYRRYTAAQLPAALRLRALRDAGIPLAHADHVLGDAETAREALAGHRARLAAERARQDAALALLEDMVRGEGHSSRDVEVRRAPAQPWAGVVLELPDEDDGVGRDAGGGGGEDAEIAWCNDAFAALWTGLADEGIAPTGAYWTSYRVVPGTDRVEMLCCWPLARPLPEGWSPPGRTVAAGVLAERSEYVARWRPDAAAPEIQGAVHPAVLALVMAAEQRGEELDWSRLRQLGLLDEHGRPIGTEIAVPTA
- a CDS encoding transglycosylase domain-containing protein; this encodes MSTERRRSAGGRRRAGGPEDAPPGNGGRRRAPGPAGDERAAGSRRAREDDGGGFWDDERPRRRRPAESRSGGAPREGARRRAESERGGRRSTTHGARSEGGRRAAAGGGGRRRPPTRDDYDEYDERGPVKRFFAKAWKPALASLALIFIAGVVAFGVAYWRTPDPNTMNAQQEANMVSTRIAYEDGSEAVTSGELNRQPVTIEQIPPQVKHGVLAAEQRNFYDEPGISLQGTLRAILGGGKKGGGSTITQQMARNYYEGLTQEQTYSRKFKEILISMKAGNTMEPDTILTQYLNTIYFGRGAYGIQAASQAYLGKDVEDLDEAEGALMGALIQQPGNFQNAKSDPKMLELLEERWGYAVKGLVEMHEDDPELGLSREEADKLEFPEIIEWDTGDAFAGEKGYIKNAVENEAERRYGLTAQDIATGGYQITTSLDPDLMEAASEAFEKAVPNLPEETVEGLAAVDPSTGEIKAFHGGDDFTKEADNSLYLQSQAGSAFKPYVLAAALENGYSLKSKFDGNSPQTFPGLSDPVQNDSNKSYGTVDLVESTADSVNTSYVQLAIKVGPANVVETAKKAGIREERFATADLGPNIALGTYQVTALDQASGYGIFANEGKYVERHMITEVKDRNGKVRPPLDDDPVAEGDQPAIDADSAADATYAMTQVVEDGGGKNAALPDGRPVAGKTGTSSDAKSAWFVGYTPQLSVAVGLSRTDGKQLEIPGVQDVYGGTTSAKIWREFMTVAMKDVPKQNFPPPAWKGEERDFLPEPDPNASESPDPDAAESPEPETSESPDLEPTESPDPDPTESPDPCGPLGGPDCDSNRPGGGGGNEGNSGGGNEGNPGGGGNPGGGGDGGDREDGGIGIANARD
- a CDS encoding glycosyltransferase 87 family protein; the encoded protein is MTSTSGGSGQLRAGDDDTIAAGTRRITGQSTPPWAALAAIGVAGALLGYLAKIPCRFGGAWVDGGQYAYACYSDIFPLYYRDGLDDGTIPYLDQPVEYPVLTGGLMHLMARAAAWLPDTAARAAGYFDLTAAVLAACLVAVVLGTGYLVGRGGVAADGGSRPFDRRAALLAGGFVALVPAAFLTTYINWDLLAVALLTGGLVGYARGWRWRAGALVGLAVAAKFYPFLFFGPLLVLTLRDLWRGRGQGVGGGVAVGDFLRTLGGAVLAWAAVNVPVLVAAPAGWAEFFEFSSERGTDWGSVFYVLGGFGLFDSGDRDLVNLTGTLSLAAACLGIAVLGLLAPRPPRLEQLLFLTVAAFLMTNKVWSPQFVLWLLPLAVLAWPRTVRPWPAVAVFVLWQLAEVGYILGIWQHLLFMTTRGEDGTASAGLDFAAYAVLSLGRLSALAVVCALVVVDCLRRGDSAS